In the genome of Myxococcus stipitatus, one region contains:
- a CDS encoding SDR family oxidoreductase — translation MGYRSVFAPGCFKGQNIIVTGGGSGIGRCTAHELASLGAHVVLVGRKREKLEAVAAELREDGGECSLEAVDIRDEEGVKATVGRIVAARGRIHGLVNNAGGQFPSPLADISKKGFEAVVATNLTGGFLMAREVYLQSMRAHGGSIVNMLADAWGGMPGMGHSGAARMGMLNLTQTAAVEWAVSGVRVNAVAPGWVISSGLDSYEDEMVKALIPMLKKEVPLQRLATEAEVSGAIVFLLSEVSAFITGEFIKIDGGASCNTKIFPLEETSASKPFQGFHRAAAPRILGGPGTE, via the coding sequence ATGGGCTACCGCTCTGTATTCGCACCGGGGTGCTTCAAGGGGCAGAACATCATCGTGACGGGGGGCGGCAGTGGGATTGGCCGCTGCACGGCGCACGAGCTGGCGTCACTGGGGGCGCACGTCGTCCTGGTGGGGCGCAAGCGGGAGAAGCTGGAGGCGGTCGCCGCGGAGCTTCGCGAGGACGGTGGGGAGTGCTCGCTGGAGGCGGTGGACATCCGGGACGAGGAGGGCGTGAAGGCGACGGTGGGGCGCATCGTCGCGGCGCGCGGGCGGATCCACGGGTTGGTGAACAACGCGGGGGGACAGTTCCCGTCGCCGTTGGCGGACATCTCGAAGAAGGGCTTCGAGGCGGTGGTGGCGACGAACCTGACGGGCGGGTTCCTGATGGCGCGGGAGGTGTATCTCCAGTCGATGCGCGCGCATGGAGGGTCCATCGTGAACATGCTCGCGGACGCGTGGGGAGGGATGCCGGGGATGGGGCACTCGGGCGCGGCGCGGATGGGGATGTTGAACCTGACGCAGACGGCGGCGGTGGAGTGGGCGGTGTCGGGGGTGCGGGTGAACGCGGTGGCGCCGGGCTGGGTGATTTCGAGCGGCCTGGACAGCTACGAGGACGAGATGGTCAAGGCGCTCATCCCGATGCTGAAGAAGGAGGTGCCGTTGCAGCGGTTGGCGACGGAGGCGGAGGTGAGCGGAGCCATCGTGTTCCTGCTGTCGGAAGTGTCCGCGTTCATCACCGGGGAGTTCATCAAGATTGACGGTGGGGCGTCGTGCAACACGAAGATCTTCCCGCTGGAGGAAACCTCGGCGTCCAAGCCGTTCCAGGGGTTCCACCGCGCGGCGGCGCCGCGCATCCTGGGTGGGCCGGGCACGGAGTGA
- a CDS encoding MFS transporter has product MSTTAPSESSRATLSPGLVWLMAITCGATAANLYYNQPLLGDIGRELSASGGMLGLVPTLTQVGYAAGMLLIVPLGDSLERRRVIVTMSVLVSLALVGAALAPSLPWLIVASFLVGATAVAPQLLIPFAAHLAPAAQRGRVVGTVMSGLLIGILLSRTAAGFIGTHLGWRSIFWIAAGVMLLFAVVLRFSLPSQPPMAAMPYSELMRSMVHLTRTEPALRIYAVLGALTFGAFSVFWSTLALYLQSLPEHYGPQTAGLFGIVGVVGALIAPLVGRYTDSHGGKRINVFSIGVLLLSFVLMWPLGRWLWGIGLGVVLLDLGSQGNHISNQTRVYAMRPEARSRLNTVYMVTYFAGGAAGSWLGTTAWTRWGWTGVCAAGAALCVVGLLVLAMDRKPQASPGQAPSKA; this is encoded by the coding sequence ATGTCCACGACGGCACCTTCGGAATCCTCACGCGCGACACTCAGCCCCGGGCTGGTGTGGCTCATGGCCATCACGTGCGGCGCCACCGCCGCCAATCTCTATTACAACCAGCCCCTGCTCGGAGACATCGGCCGGGAGCTGAGCGCCTCCGGCGGCATGCTGGGCCTCGTGCCCACGCTGACGCAGGTCGGCTACGCGGCGGGCATGCTGCTCATCGTCCCGCTCGGCGATAGCCTGGAGCGACGGCGCGTCATCGTCACCATGTCCGTGCTGGTGAGCCTGGCCCTCGTCGGCGCGGCGCTCGCCCCGTCCCTCCCCTGGCTCATCGTCGCCAGCTTCCTCGTGGGCGCCACGGCCGTCGCCCCGCAGCTGCTCATCCCCTTCGCTGCGCACCTGGCGCCCGCCGCGCAGCGAGGACGCGTGGTGGGGACGGTGATGAGCGGACTGCTCATCGGCATCCTCCTGTCGCGCACCGCCGCGGGCTTCATCGGCACGCACCTGGGCTGGCGCTCCATCTTCTGGATTGCCGCGGGGGTGATGCTGCTGTTCGCCGTGGTGCTGCGCTTCAGCCTGCCCTCACAGCCACCCATGGCCGCCATGCCCTACTCGGAGCTGATGCGCTCCATGGTCCACCTGACGCGCACGGAGCCCGCGCTGCGCATCTACGCGGTCCTCGGCGCGCTCACCTTCGGCGCCTTCAGCGTCTTCTGGTCCACGCTGGCCCTGTACCTCCAGAGCCTCCCGGAGCACTACGGTCCGCAGACCGCGGGCCTCTTCGGCATCGTGGGCGTGGTGGGCGCGCTGATTGCCCCGCTCGTCGGCCGCTACACCGACTCCCATGGGGGCAAGCGCATCAACGTGTTCTCCATCGGCGTGCTGCTCCTGTCCTTCGTGCTGATGTGGCCGCTGGGACGGTGGCTCTGGGGCATCGGGCTGGGCGTGGTGCTGCTCGACCTGGGCTCCCAGGGCAACCACATCTCCAACCAGACGCGCGTCTACGCCATGCGCCCGGAGGCTCGCAGCCGCCTCAACACCGTCTACATGGTGACCTACTTCGCGGGCGGCGCGGCGGGCTCGTGGCTGGGCACCACCGCGTGGACGCGGTGGGGTTGGACGGGCGTGTGCGCGGCGGGCGCCGCCCTGTGTGTCGTCGGGCTCCTGGTGCTCGCGATGGACCGCAAGCCCCAGGCGTCGCCCGGGCAGGCGCCCTCGAAGGCGTAG
- a CDS encoding acetyl-CoA carboxylase biotin carboxylase subunit, which yields MERFNKVLIANRGEIAVRVIRTCKRMGFRTVAVFSEADRDAPHVLAADEAVPIGPSPAKESYLVIDKLIDAAKASGAQAIHPGYGFLSENAAFSRACKDAGLVFIGPDAEAITLMGNKRQAKLRMLAAGVPCIPGYEATDADDAALVAEGERIGFPLMVKAAAGGGGRGMRWVHEAAQLPAALKGARSEATNAFGSGELILERAVVNARHVEIQVFADEHGNVVHLGERDCSVQRRHQKIVEESPSPAVSAELRERMGQVAATAAKAIAYKGAGTLEFLLAPHGEFYFMEMNTRLQVEHPVTEQVTGLDLVEWQLRVAQGEPLPLSQRDITWKGHAIEVRLCAEDPANQYAPRAGRLLTWRLPSREGLRIDHGVREGQDIPPFYDSMQAKVIASGADRETARRRLVEALRELTVFGVTTNKDLLLHVLESEAFRSGAYDTGFIGQHADASVVERLYETRARERALAAVALFHDEAQSLARSGGLDASLVNWNTAHRHPVSMTLEDSKGDAKVSVRPVSSERYEVVTGADVLDITVLGLSDGVFDFAVSGARGRARYLRTGDSVWLDLGNGARQLTDATFRPPKPAEGVGTGRLLAPMDGRILRVDTKPGASVKPGDVLVVLEAMKMEFQLVADLPGIVEAVNASPGGQVSAKQLLVVLKPQG from the coding sequence ATGGAGCGTTTCAACAAGGTCCTCATCGCGAACCGCGGGGAGATTGCCGTCCGCGTGATTCGCACGTGCAAGCGCATGGGCTTCCGCACGGTGGCCGTGTTCTCCGAGGCGGACCGCGACGCGCCCCATGTGCTCGCGGCGGACGAGGCGGTCCCCATCGGCCCTTCTCCGGCGAAGGAGTCCTACCTCGTCATCGACAAGCTCATCGACGCGGCGAAGGCGTCGGGGGCCCAGGCCATCCACCCGGGCTACGGCTTCCTCTCCGAGAACGCGGCCTTCTCGCGCGCGTGCAAGGACGCGGGGCTGGTCTTCATCGGCCCGGACGCGGAGGCCATCACCCTGATGGGCAACAAGCGTCAGGCGAAGCTGCGGATGCTGGCCGCCGGTGTCCCGTGCATCCCGGGCTACGAGGCCACGGACGCGGACGACGCGGCGCTGGTGGCCGAGGGCGAGCGCATCGGCTTCCCGCTGATGGTGAAGGCGGCGGCGGGCGGTGGCGGACGCGGCATGCGCTGGGTCCACGAGGCCGCGCAGCTCCCGGCCGCGCTGAAGGGCGCCCGCTCGGAGGCGACCAACGCCTTCGGCAGCGGTGAGCTCATCCTCGAGCGCGCCGTCGTCAACGCCCGGCACGTGGAGATCCAGGTCTTCGCTGACGAGCACGGCAACGTCGTCCACCTGGGCGAGCGCGACTGCTCCGTGCAGCGGCGCCACCAGAAGATTGTCGAGGAGAGCCCGTCTCCCGCGGTCAGCGCGGAGCTGCGCGAGCGCATGGGGCAGGTGGCGGCCACCGCGGCGAAGGCCATCGCCTACAAGGGCGCGGGGACCCTCGAGTTCCTCCTGGCCCCCCATGGCGAGTTCTACTTCATGGAGATGAACACCCGTCTCCAGGTGGAGCACCCCGTCACGGAGCAGGTCACCGGACTGGACCTCGTCGAGTGGCAGCTCCGCGTGGCGCAAGGCGAGCCGCTGCCCCTGTCTCAGCGGGACATCACCTGGAAGGGGCACGCCATCGAGGTGCGCCTGTGCGCGGAGGACCCGGCGAACCAGTACGCGCCTCGCGCGGGGCGTCTGCTGACGTGGCGTCTGCCTTCTCGCGAGGGACTGCGCATCGACCACGGCGTGCGGGAGGGGCAGGACATCCCGCCCTTCTACGACTCCATGCAGGCGAAGGTGATTGCCTCGGGGGCGGACCGCGAGACGGCTCGGCGCCGGCTCGTGGAGGCGCTGCGCGAGCTCACCGTGTTCGGCGTCACCACGAACAAGGACCTGCTGCTCCACGTGCTGGAGAGCGAGGCGTTCCGCTCGGGGGCCTACGACACGGGCTTCATCGGCCAGCACGCGGACGCCTCGGTGGTGGAGCGGCTGTATGAGACGCGCGCTCGGGAGCGTGCGCTCGCGGCGGTGGCCCTCTTCCATGACGAGGCCCAGTCCCTGGCGAGGAGCGGCGGCCTGGATGCCTCGCTGGTGAACTGGAACACCGCGCACCGTCACCCGGTGTCGATGACGCTGGAGGACTCGAAGGGGGACGCGAAGGTCTCCGTGCGCCCCGTCTCCTCGGAGCGCTACGAGGTTGTCACCGGTGCTGATGTGTTGGACATCACCGTGCTGGGCCTCTCGGACGGTGTGTTCGACTTCGCCGTGTCGGGCGCGCGCGGGCGGGCGCGCTACCTGCGCACGGGGGACTCGGTGTGGCTGGACCTGGGGAACGGCGCGCGCCAGCTCACGGATGCGACGTTCCGCCCGCCGAAGCCCGCGGAGGGCGTGGGCACGGGCCGGCTGCTCGCGCCGATGGACGGGCGCATCCTGCGCGTGGACACGAAGCCGGGGGCGTCGGTGAAGCCGGGGGACGTGCTCGTCGTCCTGGAGGCGATGAAGATGGAGTTCCAGCTCGTCGCGGACCTGCCCGGCATCGTCGAGGCCGTGAATGCCTCACCCGGCGGGCAGGTCTCCGCGAAGCAGCTCCTGGTGGTCCTCAAGCCCCAGGGCTGA
- a CDS encoding metal-sulfur cluster assembly factor: MTESAIRERIQSIPDPCSLATGVPLGIGEMGLIESVVNHAGKVTVRLHITSPMCMMAAYFMREVEQRLQGQEGVESVHVEFDHDLKWTPRDIQPEARERLAARRITMLGGRLLPRAESSVSGG; this comes from the coding sequence ATGACGGAAAGCGCGATTCGCGAGCGCATCCAGTCGATTCCCGACCCGTGCAGCCTGGCCACGGGCGTGCCGCTGGGCATCGGCGAGATGGGGCTCATCGAGAGCGTGGTGAACCACGCGGGCAAGGTGACGGTGCGCCTGCACATCACCTCCCCCATGTGCATGATGGCCGCGTACTTCATGCGCGAGGTCGAGCAGCGCCTCCAGGGTCAGGAGGGCGTCGAGTCCGTACACGTCGAGTTCGACCACGACCTGAAGTGGACGCCACGGGACATCCAGCCGGAGGCCCGCGAGCGGCTGGCCGCGCGCCGCATCACCATGCTGGGTGGGCGGCTGCTGCCTCGGGCGGAGTCCTCGGTGAGCGGCGGCTGA
- a CDS encoding TetR/AcrR family transcriptional regulator — MSESSGASGRQEQERSRVTRQRLMEAAIGALSELGWAGATMTVIAERAGVSRGACQHHFPTRGDLVAAAVEYVGHQQVEELGRRAARLPADGRRTESILNMLAGIYTQPLFAAAAQLWVAASADAELRAQLLPLEAKVGREVHRLTVTLLGVDDREPETRELVQATLDLIRGLGLANLMRDDSARRKKILHRWALTLEDALRSRRGRD; from the coding sequence GTGAGCGAGTCATCCGGCGCGTCGGGCAGACAGGAGCAGGAGCGCAGCCGCGTCACGCGTCAGCGCTTGATGGAGGCGGCCATTGGCGCCCTGTCGGAGCTGGGGTGGGCGGGCGCGACGATGACGGTCATCGCCGAGCGGGCGGGGGTGTCACGGGGTGCGTGTCAGCATCACTTCCCCACGCGCGGTGATTTGGTCGCCGCGGCGGTGGAGTACGTGGGGCACCAGCAGGTGGAGGAGCTGGGCCGGCGCGCGGCGCGGCTGCCGGCGGATGGGCGGCGGACGGAGAGCATCCTGAACATGCTGGCGGGCATCTACACGCAGCCGCTGTTCGCGGCGGCCGCGCAGCTCTGGGTGGCGGCGAGCGCGGACGCGGAGCTGCGGGCGCAGCTGCTTCCGTTGGAGGCGAAGGTGGGCCGGGAGGTGCATCGGCTCACGGTGACGCTGCTGGGTGTGGATGACCGGGAGCCGGAGACGCGCGAGCTGGTGCAGGCGACGCTGGACCTCATCCGAGGGTTGGGGCTCGCGAACCTGATGCGGGACGACAGTGCGCGCCGGAAGAAGATTCTTCATCGCTGGGCGCTCACGCTGGAGGACGCGCTGCGTTCCCGGCGGGGGCGGGACTGA
- a CDS encoding acyl-CoA carboxylase subunit beta: MPRITSRINTGSEAFQAQRADMLARLGELRGIEAKVRATEEKARDKFHKRGQLLPRERLMMLLDRGSPFLELSTLCGYGYHDDNDGSLAGGNSIVGIGYVSGVRCMVFVNNSAIKGGTASPWGVQKALRGQAIALQNKLPLVSLVESGGANLMYQQEIFIPGGETFYNQARLSAAGIPQVTVVHGSSTAGGAYLPGLSDYVVMVKKKAKVFLAGPPLLKAATGEVATDEDLGGAEMHATVAGTADYLAENDADAIRMARDIVSKLGWNERLAAQAQAPYAEPLYSPDELCGAIPADYRKPYDCREIIARIVDGSDFMGFKDDYDAHTVCGWASIFGGPIGIIGNNGPISPRGATKAAQFIQLCCQSGTPIVYLQNTTGYLVGTQPEQGGIVKHGSKMIQAVANATVPQVTLLVGGSFGAGNYGMCGRPFHPRFIFAWPNARTAVMGGEQAAKVMSIVFAEKLARGGETVDEEALRAFTQPIVDQFEKESHPFNASARLFDDGIIDPRDTRRVLGFALSICREAGRRELNPNTFGVARL, from the coding sequence ATGCCAAGAATCACATCGCGAATCAACACGGGCTCGGAGGCGTTCCAGGCGCAGCGCGCGGACATGCTCGCCCGTCTCGGGGAGCTGCGAGGCATCGAGGCCAAGGTCCGCGCCACCGAGGAGAAGGCCCGGGACAAGTTCCACAAGCGCGGCCAGCTCCTCCCGCGTGAGCGGCTGATGATGTTGCTGGACCGGGGCTCGCCCTTCCTGGAGCTGTCCACGCTGTGCGGGTACGGCTACCACGACGACAACGACGGCTCGCTCGCGGGTGGAAACAGCATCGTGGGCATCGGCTACGTGTCCGGCGTGCGGTGCATGGTGTTCGTGAACAACTCCGCCATCAAGGGAGGCACGGCTTCTCCGTGGGGGGTGCAGAAGGCGCTGCGAGGCCAGGCCATCGCGCTCCAGAACAAGCTGCCCCTGGTGTCGCTGGTGGAGAGCGGCGGCGCGAACCTGATGTACCAGCAGGAGATTTTCATCCCCGGCGGGGAGACCTTCTACAACCAGGCGCGCCTGTCCGCGGCGGGCATCCCTCAAGTCACGGTGGTGCACGGCTCGAGCACGGCGGGAGGCGCGTACCTGCCCGGCCTGTCCGACTACGTGGTGATGGTGAAGAAGAAGGCGAAGGTGTTCCTCGCGGGCCCGCCGCTGCTCAAGGCGGCCACGGGGGAGGTCGCCACCGACGAGGACCTGGGCGGCGCGGAGATGCACGCCACCGTCGCGGGCACCGCGGACTACCTGGCCGAGAACGACGCCGACGCCATCCGCATGGCGCGCGACATCGTCTCCAAGCTCGGCTGGAACGAGCGGCTGGCGGCCCAGGCCCAGGCCCCCTACGCCGAGCCGCTCTACTCCCCGGACGAGCTGTGCGGCGCCATCCCCGCCGACTACCGCAAGCCCTACGACTGCCGCGAAATCATCGCGCGCATCGTGGATGGCTCCGACTTCATGGGCTTCAAGGACGACTACGACGCGCACACCGTCTGCGGGTGGGCGAGCATCTTCGGCGGGCCCATCGGCATCATCGGCAACAACGGCCCCATCAGCCCGCGGGGCGCGACGAAGGCGGCGCAGTTCATCCAGCTGTGCTGCCAGTCCGGCACGCCCATCGTCTATCTCCAGAACACCACGGGCTACCTCGTGGGGACGCAGCCGGAGCAGGGCGGCATCGTCAAGCACGGCTCGAAGATGATCCAGGCGGTGGCGAACGCCACGGTGCCGCAGGTGACGTTGCTGGTGGGAGGCTCGTTCGGCGCGGGCAACTACGGCATGTGCGGCAGGCCGTTCCATCCGCGCTTCATCTTCGCGTGGCCCAACGCGCGCACGGCCGTCATGGGCGGCGAGCAGGCGGCGAAGGTGATGTCGATTGTCTTCGCGGAGAAGCTCGCGCGAGGCGGCGAGACGGTGGATGAGGAGGCCCTGCGTGCCTTCACCCAGCCCATCGTCGACCAGTTCGAGAAGGAGTCGCACCCCTTCAACGCGTCCGCGCGGCTGTTCGACGACGGCATCATCGACCCGAGGGACACGCGGCGGGTGCTCGGGTTCGCGCTCTCCATCTGCCGCGAGGCGGGCCGGCGTGAGCTGAACCCCAACACCTTCGGGGTCGCACGCCTGTGA
- a CDS encoding acyclic terpene utilization AtuA family protein — protein MSESPLRIGNASGFYGDRFSAVREMLEGGRLDVLTGDYLAELTMLILGRDRMKDPATGYAKTFLRQMEQCLGLALDKKVKVVVNAGGLNPEGLATALRALNDKLGLKARIAHVEGDDLSGRAEELGLGAPLTANAYLGGWGIAEGLRAGADVVVTGRVTDASLVVGPAAAHFGWKKDDWDRLAGAMVAGHVLECGTQATGGNYSFFKDVDVRRPGFPLAELHADGSSVITKHQGTGGVVTVDTVLAQLLYEVTGARYAGPDATARFDSITLASDGKDRVRITGVRGEPPPPTVKVCLNHLGGHKNEATFILVGLDIEEKARLIREQLEAALTRKPKEAHWTLVRTDREDAATEEQAAAFLRVVVKDSDAKLVGRAFSGAAVELALGSYPGFTMTAPPSDGAPYGVYTPAYVDAKQVEHVAVLPEGARTVVTPPEQSQTLAPVEPPALPAPLPPGPTRRVPLGRIVAARSGDKGGTANIGVWARTDEAWRWLAHFLTGEKLRELLPEAAAFPVERHVFPQLRGLNFVVDGILGEGVSSSTRFDPQGKALGEWLRSRHVDIPESLLREGEG, from the coding sequence ATGAGCGAGTCTCCTCTCCGTATCGGCAATGCCTCGGGCTTCTATGGCGACCGGTTCTCGGCGGTCCGGGAGATGCTCGAAGGGGGCCGGCTGGATGTCCTCACCGGCGACTACCTGGCCGAGCTGACGATGTTGATTCTCGGCAGGGACCGGATGAAGGACCCCGCCACCGGCTACGCGAAGACCTTCCTCCGGCAGATGGAGCAGTGCCTGGGGCTCGCGTTGGACAAGAAGGTGAAGGTCGTCGTCAACGCGGGCGGCTTGAATCCGGAGGGACTGGCCACCGCGCTCCGCGCGCTGAACGACAAGCTGGGCCTCAAGGCCCGCATCGCCCACGTCGAAGGCGACGACCTCTCCGGCCGAGCCGAGGAGCTGGGCCTGGGCGCGCCCCTCACCGCGAACGCGTACCTGGGAGGCTGGGGCATCGCGGAGGGCCTGCGCGCGGGAGCGGACGTCGTCGTCACCGGACGTGTGACGGATGCCTCGCTGGTCGTGGGCCCGGCCGCCGCGCACTTCGGCTGGAAGAAGGACGACTGGGACCGGCTCGCGGGCGCCATGGTCGCGGGCCACGTCCTCGAGTGCGGCACCCAGGCCACGGGAGGCAACTACTCCTTCTTCAAGGACGTGGATGTCCGCCGCCCGGGGTTCCCCCTCGCGGAGCTGCATGCGGACGGCTCCTCCGTCATCACCAAGCACCAGGGCACGGGCGGCGTGGTGACGGTGGACACCGTGCTCGCGCAGCTGCTCTACGAAGTGACCGGCGCCCGGTACGCGGGCCCGGATGCGACGGCGCGCTTCGACTCCATCACCCTTGCCTCCGACGGCAAGGACCGCGTGCGAATCACCGGCGTGCGAGGCGAGCCGCCTCCGCCGACCGTGAAGGTCTGTCTCAACCACCTGGGCGGCCACAAGAACGAGGCGACGTTCATCCTGGTGGGGCTCGACATCGAGGAGAAGGCGCGCCTCATCCGCGAGCAGCTGGAGGCCGCGCTCACGCGCAAGCCGAAGGAAGCACACTGGACCCTGGTGCGGACGGACCGCGAGGACGCCGCCACGGAGGAGCAGGCCGCGGCCTTCCTGCGCGTGGTGGTGAAGGACTCGGACGCGAAGCTGGTGGGCCGGGCCTTCAGCGGCGCCGCCGTCGAGCTGGCGCTGGGCAGCTACCCCGGCTTCACCATGACGGCCCCGCCCTCGGATGGCGCGCCGTATGGCGTCTACACCCCGGCCTACGTCGACGCGAAGCAGGTGGAGCACGTCGCGGTCCTCCCGGAGGGAGCACGCACCGTCGTCACGCCTCCCGAGCAATCACAGACACTGGCCCCCGTGGAGCCGCCCGCGCTCCCGGCGCCGCTGCCGCCCGGGCCCACGCGAAGGGTCCCGCTGGGCCGCATCGTCGCGGCCCGCAGCGGCGACAAGGGTGGGACGGCCAACATTGGCGTGTGGGCTCGCACGGACGAGGCCTGGCGCTGGCTGGCACACTTCCTCACCGGGGAGAAGCTGCGCGAGCTGCTGCCGGAGGCCGCCGCCTTCCCCGTGGAGCGCCACGTCTTCCCCCAGCTCCGAGGGCTCAACTTCGTGGTCGACGGGATTCTGGGCGAGGGCGTGTCGTCCTCGACGCGCTTCGACCCGCAGGGCAAGGCGCTGGGCGAGTGGCTGCGCTCCCGCCACGTGGACATTCCCGAGTCGCTGCTTCGTGAAGGAGAGGGGTGA
- a CDS encoding amidohydrolase family protein: MIGDGFVIDAVTHAYNLHPSNWRAGKYAESLAQLIFGLHSGLSGETHRVTQPERFMKNWSVDELAHILFVESDIDLAVHHVLPLQTLYTDGLCSYEKTVDIKKRYPDRFLVYAGVDPLRGTAALDDLDRQAEELKPTGLKLYPAAWLGDSFRHTGWRMDDPRIAFPLFERAQKLGIKNIAVHKGLPMGAVPLEAYKVDDIGGAADAFPDLNFEIVHGGMAFLDETGMQLSLFPNVYVNLEVTGALLVKRERWFAESLAALLKWAGPAKIMWGSGTVFSHPQPALHKFWHDFQLPEELTQVCGMQVTPEVKRMILCDNYARYAGVDVEAVKKRIAHDEFSRKKAKGNIQPYSFQEPRP; encoded by the coding sequence GTGATTGGAGATGGCTTTGTCATCGACGCGGTGACACATGCGTACAACCTGCACCCGTCCAACTGGCGCGCGGGGAAGTACGCCGAGTCCTTGGCTCAGCTCATCTTCGGCCTGCACAGCGGGCTGTCGGGCGAGACGCACCGGGTGACGCAGCCGGAGCGGTTCATGAAGAACTGGTCCGTGGACGAGCTGGCCCACATCCTCTTCGTGGAGAGCGACATCGACCTGGCGGTGCACCACGTGCTGCCGCTCCAGACGCTCTACACGGACGGGCTCTGCTCGTACGAGAAGACGGTGGACATCAAGAAGCGCTACCCGGACCGCTTCCTCGTCTACGCGGGCGTGGACCCGCTGCGCGGGACGGCGGCGCTGGATGACCTGGACCGTCAGGCGGAGGAGCTCAAGCCCACCGGACTGAAGCTCTACCCGGCCGCGTGGCTGGGGGACTCCTTCCGTCACACCGGCTGGCGGATGGATGACCCGCGCATCGCCTTCCCGCTGTTCGAGCGCGCCCAGAAGCTGGGCATCAAGAACATCGCGGTGCACAAGGGCCTGCCCATGGGCGCGGTGCCGCTGGAGGCCTACAAGGTCGACGACATCGGCGGCGCGGCGGATGCGTTCCCGGATTTGAACTTCGAAATCGTCCACGGCGGCATGGCCTTCCTGGACGAGACGGGCATGCAGCTGTCGCTGTTCCCCAACGTGTACGTCAACCTGGAGGTGACGGGCGCCCTCCTGGTGAAGCGCGAGCGCTGGTTCGCCGAGTCCCTGGCCGCGCTGCTCAAGTGGGCGGGCCCAGCGAAAATCATGTGGGGCTCCGGCACGGTGTTCAGCCACCCGCAGCCCGCGCTGCACAAGTTCTGGCACGACTTCCAGCTCCCCGAGGAGCTGACGCAGGTGTGCGGAATGCAGGTGACGCCGGAGGTGAAGCGGATGATTCTCTGCGACAACTACGCGCGCTACGCCGGCGTGGACGTGGAGGCGGTGAAGAAGCGCATCGCCCATGACGAGTTCTCTCGCAAGAAGGCGAAGGGGAACATCCAGCCCTACAGCTTCCAGGAGCCGCGCCCGTGA